In the Clostridia bacterium genome, AAGACTCCCCGAATGGAGTTCGTACGACTGAGATGCCCTCCCATGACCAGAGAACGCTGAAGATATCGAGAGACTGTGTTTCACCCACACCCCATTCTCGCCTAACCTGCGCGGCCAACTGCGTCGAATCAACCCGTGCCATCAGCGCCCATGCTCCTTGAGCGTAGCGTCGAGATCCGCAATGCCGCAGATCAGCCCTAGCCCGGGCGGCGCACCCGAGAGCAGGGATCCAGCCTGAGATGGCGTATTGTGCCAGCACGCGAGTGGGGGCGCGCGACGCAGCTGATCCTGCATAGCTGCTTGCACTGCTCCTGTGATCCAAGTTATGGGGCGGCAAGCCCTCTTGAGCATCCTGCCATGCCGGCAGGCTGAGCCTGGGCGGATGCGAAGCGCTCATCGAGGATGCCGCCCTCCACCAAGGCGCCGGATACCGGGTTGGGCCGGTCGAGGACATGGGAAGCGAGCGGACAGCAGCCCGCTCGCTCACTAGACACTATGGCAAACAGCGACCTACCACTTCCCGCCGGCTCCGCCCCCTCCGGACTTCCCTCCGCCGAACCCGCCAAATCCACCGGACGACTTGCCGCTGAATCCCTTGGGAAGACCTCCGCCGAATCCTCCGAACCCACCCGGTGGGGGAGGAATGAACGGACCACGTCTCGTCCCGCGGGGGCCGCGCGGACCGCGGAAGATGGAGCTCAGCACGATCAGGCCGAGTATTATCACCGCGAATACCATCCCAGCGGCCTCATCAGGCGACATCGTCGACTTGTGGATGGGTGTGCTCTTGGAGTCGGATGCAGAGAGCTGTTCCGCCCCGGAAAGCCTCGCGGTGATCCTGTCGGCCGCCTCGAGGATGCCATTCGCCGGGTTTCCATCGCGGAAATTCGGAACCAGCGCTTCATCAACCACTCGCCCTAAGTAGGAATCCGGCAGATCCCCTTCAAGGCCGTAGCCTGTCTCGAACTTCAGTTCATGCTCTTCCTCGGCGATAAGCAGGAGAAGACCGTTGTCCTTCCCCGACTCCCCGATTCCCCATTTCTCGAAGAGCGTAACGGCGAACTCGTCTGCCGACACTCCTCCAAGGGACGGCACGGTCACCACCGTGAACTGCGCGCCGGTGGCCTGATTCAGGGCAAGCAGCCTGCTCTCTATGCTCTCCCGTTCGGAGGATGTGAGCATACTCGCCGTGTCATTCATGAGGCGCGGGGGAACAGGTTTCGCCGGATATCGGGGAGCGCCCGCAACCGGCGCCGCCTGGAGCAGAACCCCCGCTATTGCAGCCGCCATGGCTATCACGGCGATTGCCATCAACGCCCTGCGGGCCATCTGAGCACCTGCCACTCTAACCTGGCGTGATGTTCGCGTTCTGGGAACAAGCATTTCTTCGCCCCCCATCCTC is a window encoding:
- a CDS encoding TPM domain-containing protein; translation: MLVPRTRTSRQVRVAGAQMARRALMAIAVIAMAAAIAGVLLQAAPVAGAPRYPAKPVPPRLMNDTASMLTSSERESIESRLLALNQATGAQFTVVTVPSLGGVSADEFAVTLFEKWGIGESGKDNGLLLLIAEEEHELKFETGYGLEGDLPDSYLGRVVDEALVPNFRDGNPANGILEAADRITARLSGAEQLSASDSKSTPIHKSTMSPDEAAGMVFAVIILGLIVLSSIFRGPRGPRGTRRGPFIPPPPGGFGGFGGGLPKGFSGKSSGGFGGFGGGKSGGGGAGGKW